The genomic window AAACCCCACTGGGAAGTTGTATTCCAATGGTCTGGGCGCCTTCTAAATTAAATATTGCATATACCCAGGCTATGGCAGTGACTGAGCAAATTGCCCAAAGTATACTTCCCCTTACATTTAATTGTTCAAAAATTGCAATAAAAAACAATCCTAAAAATGTAAATAAAACTTTCAAGTCAACAAACGATCCAATTCCAACCAATGTAGTATCATTTTTAATAACAATTCCACCATTGACAAAACCAATAAAAGCAATAAAAAGCCCTATTCCAACCGAAATAGAATATTTTAGATTTATTGGAATAGAATTTATAATTTGTTCTCTTACTCTTAAAAAGGATAAGAGAATAAAAACTAATCCTTCAATAAAAACAGCGGCTAATGCAACTTGCCAAGGGATGTTCATCCCAATTACAACAGAAAATGTAAAAAATGCATTTAAGCTCATTCCAGAAGCTAATGCTAGAGGTGTATTGGTATAAAGTCCCATTAATATAGTAGAAAATGCTGCTGTTAAACAAGTTGCAGTAACCAGCGCACCAATTGGCATACCCGTGTTAGATAGTATTGCTGGGTTAACAGCTATTATATATGACATACTTAAAAAAGTAGTAATGCCTGCTAAAATTTCCTTTTTATAGTCGATATCGCTGTTTTTAAATTGAAAAAATAAACCTTTTACATATTTCCCCATAAAACTTTCCTTTTTTTATTGTTTAAAAATATTTTCAATGATAAATTGGTCTTTTAATTCTTTTAAAAGTCTATTGCACCTTATTAAGCATATTGTTCTGAAAAAGAATATTTTCACTGTCAGGTAAATTTGAAAATACAATGGTTTTGATAATCTTTTCAGAACTATTTGTAATAACAAACTTTCTAGCTTTAATAAGCTTTAAATAAGCTTTCAAAGAAATATCTTTCCCAACGCTAAAAAAAGTTTGAAGATATTTATTATTAATTAGCTTGTGACGATTAAATAGAAATAAAGCTGTTATATCATTTTCAACTTTTAAAAATAAAGGTTCCTTGTACCTTAAATTCCAAGCATTAGAAACGGTAAAATAATGTCTTAAAGAAATTTTATTATTCTCTTGAATTAATTTAATATATTTGGAATCTTTTTTTAATTCAGGAATGCCATCAAAATAGATTGTAGAACAAGACAATGTTAAAAACATTAAATAAAAAAGTAATAAATATTCTCTAAAAATTTTCAAGAAAGTCAATAATATGTGAGTTTTTTTACAAAATTTTGTTTTTAAATGCATATTCTAAAGTATTTTTTGTATTCTTGAAATTAACATCAATAAATCTTGGATCATATTGCAAGGTGTCCTTGGTCCAAACTTGAAAAGAATCTTTGTTAAATAAAAAGACTAGCTTTTTGCAAGGGGTTAAAGCTTTTGACATAAGGGTAAAATTATCTTTATTAAGATTAATGTACAAAAACTTAAAATTTCCAATACTAACTACCTTAGAAATGGCAATATTTCCAATATATTTGTTGTCTTGAATTAATTTTAAATAACCTTTAGTAAAATTTAAATTTGAATCTAATATAACATTTAAAAAAACAGTAAATTTATTGCTCAATTTATCTTTTTTAATGTATATTTGACTGTCAGGATAAAAATAAAGAAAATAATCTGGCCTTTCAATTTTTTCAAAATTCTTTTCTAAATCTTCAGCAATATTTAAAACCTTGCAAGAAGAGAAAATAAAAACCATTAAAATCAAAGAAAAACTATATTTCATAATTAACTTATATTATACAATACAGAAAGGAGAGTATTTATATTAAATGAATGAAAACAAATTCAGCTCTTATATTGAAAATTCTAAAGTTTATTCGGATTATATAATATCAACACATAAAATATTGCTTATTCCTGTTCCTATAATAAAAATTGCTATGGGAGAAGATCTTAAAATTTTCGAAATAAATTTCCAAGATAAGCACAAAGATTTTTCAGGATATATTAAATTAAATGAAAAATCTTTATATATAAATGAAAACATGAGCCTTGAAAATAAAAGATTTACAATAGCAAAAAATTTGGGGCATTACTTGATGCATCAAGATCAAATTAAAAATCTATCTAAAAATGAAAATTATTATAATGATATTCAGGATAGTCAAATGGTAACAGAAGCCAACATATTTGCCGCAAACATATTAATTCCAACAACCACATTAAAATTAAAATTATCTCAATATAAATCTAAAGAGTGCCCTCAAAAAACAATAGCAAAAGAATTTCAAGTAACTGAAAATATAATTTACTTAAAATTAAGCATACTCAATGACCTTAGCAAAATAAACAAAATAAAAAAGAGTAAAAAATTTTTAAAAATCAAAAACATAAAAGAAAAAATAGCAGCAGACATTTACCTCCACAATACAGATAAAATTAAAGAATCAATAGCCCTTGATTTAGAAAAATATGAAATTGAAAAAAAAGAACGAATTAAAAAAATATTTGAGGATCTAGAGTAAAAAGCTTTCTCAAGTTAAAAACTTTTTGAGTATATATTCCATCTTTGCATTAGCCAAGACTAAATAATTTTTACTCTTAATAAGAGAATTTAAATGGCTTTTTGCAATTACAATCCAATACTTATTATACATAAATTTTTTAGCAGTCGGAAAATTTATTTTCAATGAAAAATTTTTCATAATTTTTTGTTTTTTAAGATAAGACAAAACTTCTGCATTAAAAGATGCGCCTTGGGTTAAGCTATAAGCAATAAGTATTCTATATAATTTTTTATTATAAATAAAAAGGTCTTTAATAAAAGAAATATTATTATTGAAATTAGATTCATCAACGTAAATATAAGCACTATTTTTAGCAGCATTCAAGCTTTCAAAATCAGATGAATGATGCAAATGTTCATAGTCTTTTATTTTAAAATTTGAAATCTTCAAATCAGGATATTTCATAAAAGATGATAAAACAGTTAAATTTATCTTATCTTCTTCTGGTATCTTGACCAAGGATATCGTTGAACACCCGAAAAACAATAAAAAATAAACAAATATTAAAAACTTCTTCATTTAATGCTTAATTGTATGCTTTCAGTAAAATAAAGTAAAGTAAATAAAAATACATAAATATTTTGATATAATTTAAAAATAAACTTTAAAAGGATGTAAAATGAGTTATCATGTGCTAAGCAAAATATTTCTATATTTTGGATATCTTGTTATTGGGTTTCTATCTTTTACAATTTTCAATAAAAACTTAAGAAATAAAATCAAAGACAAATTAAAAAATTTAAACTTTCTATATTATTTAACTTTTTTTACTCTTTTTATTATTAGTTCAAATTTATCTTATTACTTCACTGAAAAACAGTTATTGGAAGATTTTAATATTTTCGAAAAAGAATTTCTTGAAATACATAAAATAAACGAAAAATTTTTTCAAAAGTACCTACTAAATTTCCCAGTACCAATAAGAATGGAATTGATGTCAAAATTTGATCCAATATATACAGTGTTTAATGCTAGTTTTGAGAAATATGCTAAAAACATCGGAAAAAATTCTTATGAAATTCAAACAAATTATAAAAATTACGTCAGAGCAACAAATTCAGAAATTAAAGAAAAACTCAAACAAATAAAAGAAAATATTACTCCTATTTATAATAAATATAAATTGCCTATTATAAATGGAAAAAATACAGAAATAAGTATTGATGGAAATGGGAATATTATTCCTGTTATAAAAAATGCAAACGGACAAATAACAGAATTACTATTTTACGATCAAAATTATAATTTAATCCCTTTTAAAAAATTTGAAACCTATGAAGTTAAATTTGATTTAATTCCAGAAAATAAAAATACAAACTTCAAAGAATTAATAAACGTTTATTATCTTGATGAAAAAAATATTATCACTCCCATAGAATATTATAAGAATAATATAGATACCAGCCCTTATTACATAGATTTGCAAGAAAATAAAGATGATTTTCTTAAGACAATAAAAATCAAAAAAGAATATGGTTTATACATTGAGAAAAAAAAGCAACTACAAAATTTAATTGAAAATGATAAACTTGATGACTTTAAAGAATTTTTATCAAAAAATAATAATATTTTTTCACTAAATACAATATTTTCTAATGGCAATCCAATATTTACTTATGCTATAAATGTAAAGGCAAAGGGTATTATAAATTATTTAATAACAAAAGAATTTAATATTAATTTAATAAATCAAAATTCTCAAACAGCTCTTCATAATGCTATAATTCAAAATTATGATTTAAATTTTATTAAATCACTTATTGAAAAAGGCGCTAATCCAAATATCAGAGATGGCGACAATAAACTACCGATAGATTATTCCGATAAAACTAGTGAAATCTATAAATATTTAATCGGAATTTAACTTTACAATGCTAATTGCTGATTAATTACCATTGCAATAACATTCTAAGCCAAATTGATTCGATTTATTTTTATTAAATCTAATTTAAAGTAATTTCAATGAAAATAAAGATTATAAACAATGCCCTATAATAATGCCATGAAATTCAATTGAAAATAATCTTTAATGTTCTATCATTTATTCAATACTTATATTTACAAGATTAAAAAATCTTGTTAAGATATTAAGCGTATTATTCAAATTAATTATTTTAATTAATTAATTTGCAATTAATAAAAAGGGGAAAATTATGTCAACATCATCAGCATCTATATCTATATTTACAATATTACAAAAAATAGGAAAAGCCTTTATGCTTCCAATAGCACTTTTACCAGCAGCTGGAATTTTATTGGGAATTGGGGGAGCATTTACTAATGAAACAATGATTCAGGCCTACGGATTAGAAGAAATCCTTGGAAAAGGAACTGTGGCTAGCTCAATACTTTATCTTATGAAATATACAGGAGAAGTAATTTTTGCAAACCTGCCTTTAATGTTTGCTGCAGCAATTCCTATCGGACTTGCCAAAGTAGAAAAAGGAGCAGCTGCTTTAGCAGGAGTAGTTGGATTTTTGGTTATGCATCAAACTATAAATGGAATCTTGTACATACAAGGAATCACACCAGAAAGTGCAAGCTTAAAAGCACTATTGGAATT from Borreliella andersonii includes these protein-coding regions:
- a CDS encoding NCS2 family permease, which encodes MGKYVKGLFFQFKNSDIDYKKEILAGITTFLSMSYIIAVNPAILSNTGMPIGALVTATCLTAAFSTILMGLYTNTPLALASGMSLNAFFTFSVVIGMNIPWQVALAAVFIEGLVFILLSFLRVREQIINSIPINLKYSISVGIGLFIAFIGFVNGGIVIKNDTTLVGIGSFVDLKVLFTFLGLFFIAIFEQLNVRGSILWAICSVTAIAWVYAIFNLEGAQTIGIQLPSGVLKFESIGPIFNQLDFSYVLNEHFWTFISIIFILLFNDLFDTVGILISVTTKGGMLDKNGKIPNAKKILLVDGIATTFGAIMGVSTVTTYIESFTGIAEGGKTGLTSIVTGLLFLFAVFFAPLFVAVPSSATAAALIYVGFSMCREIIKIDFFNIRENISSFLILFLIPLTYSISSGFFVGVAFYILINATFNFFSKEKIKISPVLLIFCIIFIIKFIYGY
- a CDS encoding ImmA/IrrE family metallo-endopeptidase → MNENKFSSYIENSKVYSDYIISTHKILLIPVPIIKIAMGEDLKIFEINFQDKHKDFSGYIKLNEKSLYINENMSLENKRFTIAKNLGHYLMHQDQIKNLSKNENYYNDIQDSQMVTEANIFAANILIPTTTLKLKLSQYKSKECPQKTIAKEFQVTENIIYLKLSILNDLSKINKIKKSKKFLKIKNIKEKIAADIYLHNTDKIKESIALDLEKYEIEKKERIKKIFEDLE
- a CDS encoding ankyrin repeat domain-containing protein, whose amino-acid sequence is MSYHVLSKIFLYFGYLVIGFLSFTIFNKNLRNKIKDKLKNLNFLYYLTFFTLFIISSNLSYYFTEKQLLEDFNIFEKEFLEIHKINEKFFQKYLLNFPVPIRMELMSKFDPIYTVFNASFEKYAKNIGKNSYEIQTNYKNYVRATNSEIKEKLKQIKENITPIYNKYKLPIINGKNTEISIDGNGNIIPVIKNANGQITELLFYDQNYNLIPFKKFETYEVKFDLIPENKNTNFKELINVYYLDEKNIITPIEYYKNNIDTSPYYIDLQENKDDFLKTIKIKKEYGLYIEKKKQLQNLIENDKLDDFKEFLSKNNNIFSLNTIFSNGNPIFTYAINVKAKGIINYLITKEFNINLINQNSQTALHNAIIQNYDLNFIKSLIEKGANPNIRDGDNKLPIDYSDKTSEIYKYLIGI